AATGAAGACACAGAGCTTTGGGACTAAATAGTGTTATCTGGGAAATTGTAAATGATTCATTACAGCTGGGTTAAGAGGTATTCGAGAATGAGGGAGTAGAAACTCTATGATTTACTGGCCAAACCTCGGTGATGGTAAGTGGGGCAGAAGGTAGATTTCTGGTTGAATAAGAAAACATGGGAGATGGtgtgggttttgacaaatatTGGGTTTTTGGCAAGATATGTGAGGAGCACTGAACATTTATGTGGAGATATACAAGTGGATATGCAAATCTGAGGCTTTACCGGAGCACTCTAGTGCCCTAACAGTATACCAGAACATTCAGTTCAGTGTGCCATTGTTGGTGGTGGCCACAGACTTGAGAACTTTACTACAATTACTAGGAACCAGCATGGAGAACAAGAATAATGTAAGCTAATCTGGCATTTGGAGCATTTGGAACAGCAGGAGCTAAATAGAGTAGAAATGGAAGCAGGCTAGTATGGGACCCAGAAAGAAACTAGAGTAAAAAGAGTTTTATATCAATTAGGATGCTTTGGgttgaaaatgacagaaaactgATTTATATTGTTGAGACTTGACATATGTAATTAAAAACACAAGCTGACGGACAGGGAGGATAGCTTTATACCAAGACAATTCAGGATTAACCCTAAGCTGAAGGTGAGGAATTCAGCTCACTTTCAACATTTAGCAGTTTTATTGAGTGCTTGCTTACTTATGCCAGGCATTGTTTTAGTTAACAGGCAAAATGTCTCTCTATTCTCTGGACCATATAAAAAGGAATTCATGAGCACTCTTTCttcattcatatggaaaaaaCTAAGGGCAGGgagatgaagaaagaaagctttagGGTTTAATGAAAACTCCAAAATATTTGCTGGGAGTTTTAGCACCTCTTTGTAGGAACATCTGAACTTCTGCAATTACTATCAAATGGAGGGGTGAAATACAGAAGCAGTTAAGTATAGATACCAAACTAAAAAGTCAAAATCCAaccaatgatatattttaaagccCAATGTGGATTTAGTCAAAGTTTTTGACTTAATCAAATTGAATTGTCGAGAATTCATTCAGATTGTATAAAACtgacaaaacatattttcaaatatttgtggcTGAGCTTTCTAacttaattatatgaaatatatcttCTGTGTAGGTCATATCCAAACCTACATTCGtccattcatattttaatttaaaaagtttgcagtaaaacaaaacctcaTGCTCAGTCATTATATCCAACTAAGCACAATCAGTTTCATATGCGCtttcctgttttctattgctGACTCACTGTGCACCTGTGGGTACATTGCTTCACCTCACTGAGCCTATTTTCTGTTCTCTGATTTGGAAATTATAAAACCTATgtcataggatttttaaaaaataaaatactagtatGTGTTGAATGTGTTAACATAAACGCACTACATACAATTGAAGGTTAAGATTAGCCACAAGTTTGCCATAAGTTCAGGCTTTAGCATTTTAATGGCTGAAAAGCAGtcttaatttgtaattttttttgattCCAGTTAGAATGCTTTCCAAACAATTCTATCAAGTTTTTAtactgtaaattttaaaatacggCTCACATATGCTTCgtctttttttcaaattacctTGTACAAAAAAGTCATGTATGCCTGATGTAGTTTAGCCTCCTGAAAGATAAGGAAACAATCAGGAATATCAAGTGATTTGATTCTCTAAGAAGATATTTGAATAAAAGAGTTATCTATATGAACTTTTATGACCCCTCCCCGCTGAGTTTTCACTAGATGAACCTCTGTACCCATATGAACACTTGTGCAAAATGTTCCCAGGACACCTCTGAAGGGGAAAAAGAATCCACTCTATTGCAGTGAAGGAGAGTGATATGgaaaagtccatttttttttttgaccagggaTATTTCTGTGAAGCAATTCATAAGAAAGTTCatttccctttccatttttttagccatgttttgaaaagaaacatttttttttaagatagataCAAATGGTTGTCAGATGACTACAAAATACTTAACTTTCTTCTTGAGCCCTCTATTcccttttacaaaataaaaactagccATGATCTATACTGGCATAGGTGTATAGCTCCCAGAACTGCTTAATCCCACAGATGCAGCCACCACCTGtttgaaaaactaaaacataaccccttctccaaaaaaagaaaaaaaaaaaaaaagatatttgcttCCCCAGTTGGTACTTTCTAGAAAATAAGTTCAAATTATCACCAGGGAACCAATACACTTTTATTCTTTGTCATAAACTAATTGATGAGTTCAATCAATGGGTagtaaagaaacttaaaaattttcagaCAGTGGCACGCTGggccttttttccccccttttcctcAATTTTAAAATCTTGCAATATTTCAGTAACTTCTTAGATTTATTTCAACAATCCATGCATCTGGACTAAGGATTTCTCCAGAGTTTGAGAATCACAGCctaataattcttttatttatatgtagtttgGTGTCAAATTGGGGTCATGCTTTACCAGCTGCTACTCCCTTCTATATCTTTgatctttaaagaaaattcttgttTTAGCAATTACTTCAattttgggatttttgtttgcAAACCTAGGTAAGTGACAGAAATGTTTTTTCTAAGTTTGAGATATATCATTATGTTCCTTCCTCATCAAACAAAACACGAAAGCTGGCACAATTACTTTTAATGACTTTTACGAATtatgatatatttaatatattttcccaACTTAATGAATtctatataacttttaaaattttggcagTTTTCTATACCGAATGTGCAGTGTCCTATAATTTCCTCTTTGTCTCTTAAAAGTGTAAGAATCATGGAAAGATTGATGCAGTGTCTTTTTATTGTTCTAAATGCTACAAATAAACTGGGCAaggtggtatatgcctataatcttaaTGACTCAAAAGGCTGAGAGACTGGAGggtaagttcaaaaccagcctgggcaatttagtgagactctgtctcaaaataaaaaatgaaaaaggctggggaggtagcttagtggtagagcacttctgggttcaacccctagcaccacaaagaaaaacctATGAATAACTACTGCATTTTGGATTGTATTACTCAAATCCAAGGTTACATCTTCCCAAATACCcctagtttgtttttttgagtaTTACTATATGCACACCATTACAATAGGGGCTGAGctaggctcagtggcacatgcctgtaatcctaggctcgggaagctgagacaggaggatgagagttcaaagccagcctcagcaaaagtgaggtgctatgcaactcagtgagaccctgtctctaaataaaatataaaattgggctgcagatgtgacttggtggtcaagtgccccttgagttcaatcctgggtatcaaaaaaaaaaaaaaaaaaaataggaacagaCTAGAGAAAACATGTAGAAATAGGACTGCTAGATAAAATTACAAGATGCTcagttaaatttgcatttcagataaacagggttttttgtttattttgtggtactagggatcaaaccctaGTACCCTTTATCATACATgctagtctaccactgagctccatctctagcccttttcatattttatttttgagacagggcctaaaTTACCCACactggcctctaatttgtgatcttcctgccttggcctcctaagtagctgggattataggtgtgtgccatgatGCCTGGCTAGACAAACAAACTTTGATATTCGTATGTCCCAAATATCACATATACTGAAAACACTGTTTACCAGTATTTGAAATCCAAACTTAACTGGgtgctctgtagttttctttgctAAATTTGATAACCCTTTATAGAGAACACTTATTCTTCAGTATACTATTTAATAGGAAAATTAATGAATAACATAAGGCCATATCTAATAAGTACAATCACACTCAGGGGAGGAACAGAAGAGTACCTGGAAGAGATGGCAATTAATGTAGGTCTTGAAAGATGACTAAATTTTCAAGTGGCTTAACGTGGGCAGGTGGTTTAATGTGATGACTTTGGAGTTCAAGTGTCCTGAGTTAAATTCAATATTCATCACTATCTGTGCAACCTTGGACACGTTACTCAAGCTCTCTTTATTATAAAATGGGATACTAGTACTTTTCTTACAAAGCTGCTTGAGGATTAGAGATAACATATATACAAAGCACCTGGAACATGAGGCACTCCCCCAATGGTAATTCCTCCTTGTCACAAGGAAGGTTCTTGTCACAAATATTCAAATGTTGATATTATGCAGTTAAGAGTAATATTGAAtaagtaattttatttccatgatCTATTTACACTGTACAAACACTGATGAAAAGCACCCTACAAGTTCACAGTACATTACAAtatattcactttaaaaatatattcctttataAAAGGTTCATAGAACATTTCCATGTCAATATGTGACAAAACTCTCAAAGCATGTCACCAATTATGTGATAACAAGAATGCTTCCAAGTACTGTTAATTTCACAATCACAGATcaccatttgaattttaaatacatacaagttttaaattaaaaatgaattctacagTGGAAAGTTCTTGAAGCAATACTTATTAGTTCATTAACATATGTACTTTCACAGAGATGTTTTGTCATAATAACCCACAACATCAAATTAATCTGCCCAAAGACACATTTCAACAAGTTTAGTAGTCCAAAAATTCTTGTCACTTGTggttgtttactttttcttctttgcttgttCTCCTGGTTCTACTTTGCGCTTTTTTGAAGTATGCTCATCTTTTTCATCATCtttaaataggaaaggaagagtttcaatcagtaatttaaaaagcaaccaaCATGGAAAGCATTAAAATGTCATAGGTTTTATACCAAAATAAACACCTTCAACTGTTagaatttccaaataaaaatttaaaaataatttttagaacgGATATTAAACtctaaatgaaaacaaactttttttttttcaattacagcaatataaaattcacaaatttaccttttttgttgttgttgttactagggattgaactcaggggcactcgaccactaagccacacccccaggcctattttgcattttacttagagacagggtctcactgagttgcttagcaccttatgtttgctgaggatggctttgaactcaggatccttctgcttcaacctcctgagccactgggattacatctgtgtgccatggtgcccagtgCACAAATGTATTATTTAGTACTACATTAAAGTAGTTTAAATAAAAGAGTTTCCATGAAAATCAGATTTGCTCTGAAAAATTATTCTCTAATATTCTACAGTATATACATTGCATATTAATGACATCTATACTTTGTAAGAATGGAGCACACTGTTTTCTTACTATAAGAAGGATCAATCTAACCATGACATCATTTAAGGGGTTATCGGTTATCCTTTTcaatctttctttcctctcacAACTATTTCTTTTCCCCCCATTCTCAGCAACCACTCCCCCTTGCATTTTGAAGTTAAAAAGCACAAGTAAAGGTTTCACTGAACCTCTACTTTCAGTTTTGCCATGTGTAGTTCTAATTTTCATTCCTAAGTCAGAAAATTCCAATGGCAACAGAAGAACACATATCTTCCCCTCTTCATATTGTGTCAAATTTGGATGGAGGTAGAGAAAAACCATATATTAAAACAGTGTCCTTGCTAGGTAAGGTGGTACATGTCTGTGATCTCagtaacttgggaagctgaaatcaagaggatcacaaatttgaggccagcctgagcaatttagccaggccctaagcaactgagagatcctgtctctaaataagtcAAATAAGGCTAAGAGTAtaaaagcactcctgggttcaattcccagtaccaaccaaccaaccaaccaaccaaaccatCTTTAACACTTCCAAAACATTACTAGTGTCTGTAGCCACAGAAAATTTCCAATGAACAAAAACTGTCAAATCTaaaaaagtggattttttttttttcttttgggtggtgctggggattgaacccagggccttgtatattcgaggcaagcattctaccaactaagctctatccccaaccctggatctttttattctattaaaaaatCTGCCAGGTgcagttgtgcatgcctgtaattccaggcacttaggaggctgaggcatgaggattccaagtttaaagccagccttagcaatttagtgaggccctgagcaacttagtgagaccttttctcaaaatgaaaaatagaaaggactgggaatgtagctcagtgtttaagcacttCTAGTTActatctccagtaccaaaaacaaaacaaaaaaacccataaaattcCAACTATATGGTTCAATAAAATACAGGGTAGCACAGACTAGTTGCTAATTCCCACGTCCCTACATAAATATGTGGCACTATTTTAAGAATTCCATACAGaataaatacatcacatgtaGAAGATGTTATGATTtataacacaaaattttattcaTCGCATTAATGAATTGTAGTTTTTCTTGATCAGAGACTCAAAGTCCAACAAGTATCATAAGTGAtgcaataaatatatgttgaaagGTACCTTCTTATTAAAAAGTTGGAGAACCTGATATCCAATCACAAACTacttgaaatacatttaaaacctTAAGCCTTCAATTCTCTTCTAATGAATGTACCATACTCAgaacaattcattttttaatgaggACAATAATTAGTATCAAGTGATCCCTATTCATTTATCTTCAAATACAACTTGGCAATATCATTCATGTCTCATAGAGCACTATGAATTTATATAAGCAATACAATAAATACAACTCATATCAATAACTCCAATCTGGAATTTCAAATCAAAGTTTTAATCAGTAGTTTACCATGTACACAGAAAAATACTGACTCTACAAGTTAACTGATACAATACTCTATTTAAGCCatgaacttttttgggggggggggggtagggggaCTGGGAATTTTAACTCAGGGGTGTTTTacactactgagtcacatccccagctctatttattttgagacagggtcttgcttataaaacaaagtttaagttgcttaggctggtcttgaacttgggatctacttgcctcaggctccagagttgctgggattgcaggcatgcatcactgtaccTGACCAGGACGtttggctttttttaatatttatttttcagttgtagttggacagaatatctttatttatttactttttttacatggtgtcgaggatcgaacccagggcctgtgcttgagaggcgagcactctatcgctgagccacatccctagccccaatatttgttttttaactggAGTTACCATCAAGGTTATATTGAGATTATTTTCAGGAAtggtaataaaaaaattaaaagcactttCTAAGCCTCCTATAAAATTCACTATTAACAAATATTGAGAAGATGACCCCAAGacacttctccttctccttttattCTGCCACTTATAAGTAAATTTACTGATAACAAAACCACAAACTActgagattgaaaaaaaataacttctatcAGTGATTTAAGTAGAGGAGCTGATGCCATCTAGTGTCAAGACAAAGAATTACCTCAAAAACCAGCGCAggaaaaacaaatctgaaaatgCTCATTCATCAACTTTAGGGAGCTTTTGTCACATGGTACTGTTGCACTGGTGCAGAAATAATTTATCAATTATGGAACTCAAGCAGCACAAGGTAAGTGAGTTTAACATcaatataaactttttaaattttagaataaataaaaataataagctaTGTTAGCTAGGCTTTTACAATTACATGCTGATGAAGTTACAAAGAGTATCTAAGCCTTTCTTATCCATGTTTTATGAACACTAAATATGCTGATAAAAAAGGCAGAAGTGGTGGTACACACTATCCCAGCTATTCCAGCtatttggaggctaaggcaagaggaatccaagttgaaggccagcctgagcaacatagtaagaccctttctcaaaataaaaagggttggggatgtagtcaCTTGTCCAGTATGCGCAAAGCCTGGGCTTTAATTCCCACCATTGCAAGCCAAACCAAACCAGATCAAAACAACAGTGCTACAAAGCAGCAAGACCTAACAGATGAGTTTAACCTTGCCCAACTCCTCTAAAAAGtctctgaaagaaattaaatggcaAAAAAGGCCAAAGGACAGGAAATGGAAGgcaaaataaaagttaagtaTAACATGATAAACAcatggtttaatttttaattcatgaatttaaaaaataagcaaatcttACTGATTTTTAACAATGAATCTGAGTGGCTTTTGATGGAAGTCTACAATGGCAAAAACAGAAACCACTTCTAAAGAGGAAGTTATttactacaaaaagaaaagtcacaTTAATAACTACCATTAAAGTCAAATTTGAAAATTGCAGAATTATCTTTtaatcatatgatccagctataaaCCAGCTGAATCTTGGGTCTCTGTCTTTTGCTATTGCCTAATTTACTTTGATAAACAACCATCCTGTGATCAAAAGGACATAAATTATTTGAGAGAATAGTATTTTTTGccacttgcttggaatgccttcTAACTGAACTAAGAAATAAGTTagagaaataattatttcttacTTGCTTGCCCTGGTAAATAATCCTGGCCTTTtccataaagggaaaaaaatattaaagcacCAGCCTAATGACAACCTAGTTTAAATAACAACTCTAGTGACCTTCCTACAGAAACAAAGCTATTTCTCAAGCACTCTAGTTTGGAAAACATGAAGAAAGCACCTTCAGCTTAACAAGGCACAATTTCCATTTAAAGATCTCTTTGAAACCCTAGTCTgcctatttttatctttgtgaatttagacaaattattttATCTGAGATTGTTTTGtctataaaatagtaaaaatgcaggctggggatatagcacagttgggtagaatgcttgcctcacatgcacaaggccctgggttcaatccccaacaccataaaataaaaacaaacaaaaaatagtaaaaatgcaTCATGTGCCACTAATTTATCAAGTTGTTAAGAGTAATTAATTAGAAAACTTGTGTGAAAATTACCTATTTTAGAGCATGTATTTCCTAgttttgtgaccttggacaagtcacgtTAAGTTCTCATTTCCACATTTTCCCATGTGGTTTCACAAGGCTCTGTAAGGATTAAAGATTATTTATGCAAATGtactttattaattatataaaatattatacaataGGAGGTATACTATAAGTGCCCACTTGATTTAAGATCTCCAAAAAAGGATGCCATTCACTAAGCGTATGCTTTCATTCATGACTCCTAATACACACCAGGAGactactgaaagaaaaattaggtagAATCAAAACTGGGATATGAACATTTGCCCATTAGTTAATCCTTCTCTTAAATCATAACTCTCTGTGAGGCTATAAAGGGAACTACATAAGTGGTGCTTGCACTGTGAGATCAGAAATCTGTTAGAAAAAAGGCACACCCTTTCTAAAAATGGATAGTCCAAAACATTATGTTCATTAAGTTCAATCTGACAATTATTTGCTAAATACTTACAAAGTAATAACTATGATACAACATACAGAGGACCAGGATCCTGttgatgaatttattttcatgaagGAAACAGActtatgaaaaaataatcaagacACAGGTGATAAATGACATTAGCAACATTAGCATATATGAAGTACAGAGGAGCAATTATTAATTAGAAATTACACCtgagataattattattattttttgagctgGATTTTGCAGGATGAATGAATCTACCAGCCAAACAGGGAGGAAAGAATATTCTAGACTAAGgtgaaatatattaaaaggcaGAGCACCATAAAATAGCATGATGTATGCAGTTCTGAATTTCAAAATCTTACAATGTTAGAAATGAGGTCCTTCAAGATGATGataaagaagccaggcatggtggtgcaagcctataatcccagcaccttgggaagctcaggcaggaggattgagcgTTCAAAggctgcctcagcaaaagcggggcattaaacaattcagtgagcctgtctctaaataaaatacaaaaaatagggctggagatgtggctcagtggtctagtgaccctgagttcaatcctggtacccaacaaaacaaaatgatggTGAAGACACAGGCAAGGCCTATCAAAAAGCTCTTAAGTCTATCTTGTGTTGAAGGGTTTTAATCAGGCAAATTATATAATCTGTGACTTTTAGAAGCCTCAACTACTAGCTGCAGTGTAAAGGATGAAACCATGGGGTTTAGAGTTCAGAGGCAGAGATTCCTGTGACAGTTCAggtaagaaatgaaattatgatacTATGAACTAAGACAAGAAAACCAGATCATTTCCTTCCTATTACTATGTAGTGATACTTAAATCCATCTTATCACACTGATTTTTAGTTCTAAAGCACAACTGCTTTAAATTGAAACTGTCAGCACTTCACAAGTGCAATCACAAGAATCCATGAATTAGTTCCTGTTGTTctaataaaattatcataaatcATGTAAACTGATTGTGATAtcagaaatttcattttaaaacctgAATAATTTATGATGTTTCACTTTCAGTAGCAAATACTACTGGTTTAGATATCAGACTTcgatttaaaattgaaaatatctttttcaaaaatagagCACAAAGTATCCAATGTCCATTTCAGTTTGTCAAAATGCTAGGTTTAAACTTTGTTCATTAAatatctcattctttttaaacCCATCACAGGGACCAAGATAACACCACCAGAGCCTAATTCTTCTTACCTGATTCTAATGTCTCCTCCCCTTCTGGTAGAAGCCTAGCTTTCTTAGCATTCTGTGGGGCATCATCACCATTGTCCTCATATATGTTCGACCATTTTATTGCCATATCCAGCTCTGGAGGCGGAGGTTTCTTCTCAGTAGTGTAGGTCTCTGGAGGTGGCACATAGTTTGACTTCCATATTTTGAATTCCTTTGGAGGCTGTTAAGTAAGCACATTAAGAAGCCCTGTGACGAACCGAGGTTCCATGATTAATATGAGCACATGCACCTCCCTGCCGTTCGATTACcgtgctgactttttttttttcttaaggtttaaagatacattttttttgcaTCAAAAACACAATACTGTTAAGTGAAAAGCCAAAGGGTTCCCTATATGAATAAAGCTAATAACTTTTAGTTACCAAAGAAGAATCCAGTCTCAGATACTACGCCAAGGCTGACCCcttcaggaggctgcagcagacACTGTCTTGGAGGCAGCACCGCAGGCACTTCGGCGTCAAAGGGAAGGGGTCTCGGGGAGAAGCTGCAGCGAGGGGGGCGGGGGAGTCACCACCGTTAGTCCTCGCCCCGCGGGTGGGGGCACCGAGCGCGGAGGTTTGGGTCTCCTCACAAGGGGCGGGGCTGCGGGTCCGGTCCGACACCCACCAGGATGGGGAGGGGACCCGGGCTCCCTAGGGCTGGAGATGGGAGGGGGTGGTGCGGCATCCCGCGGGGGACGGGGGATGACTGCGTGTGGGGGAACGGACTGCCGGCCCCTAGGACCGCGCTTAGGAAGAATGGGGCGGAGGCCGGGGCCAAGATCGGGAAACGGGGTCGGGGACCTCACCTCCTCAGGCGCTTTGACGACGTGCCTCTCCCAGTCTATCTGCTTGTTGAGCGGATTATAGAGAAAGGCTGGGCGAGTCACGCTCCGGAACAGCTCATCGGGTCCGGGCAGTCGATTCTCTGCCTTGTTCCCACAGCCGCCCGCCGACTTCGCCAGATCCGGGCCCTTCTGACTCGCTTCCTCCGGCTCGCTGTTATCCTCCTCGCCGGAGGAGTCTGAGCTGCTGCTCCCGTATGCCGCAAAATAGCTCAAAGGATCCTTCTCCTCGGCTGCCATGGCGGCTGCGCACGACGACCCACGACTCTGCCGGAAGCCGGAAGCCGCTTCAAGACCCTCCCCACGGTTGGCTCCGCCCCAACTCTTGCAATTGTTTCGCGGTCTGCGACCCCTGGTGGTTGGGCTGCGCTTCTACTCCTGGACTGAGAGCTGGAGGCAGGATGCGACAAATCTGTTTTTGCTCTTTCCCAAAGAGACCTCAGGAGAGAGGAGATTCTGAGCCAGTGGTCCCAGCCAAACTTTAAGCATTCAGTAAGTTTTACTGAAGGCATAGAAAGCTAAGAACTTTTACTTTTCAGTGTTACTCTAGTCACTGCCTAATAAGGAATAGACTGACAGGAGTAATGGAAACAtaaggttaagggaataattctataaaatggaccCATTGTGCTGACTCccactttctcttttcaaaagCAATTTATGAGCAGCCCTGTCCGAGTTACATTCTTCAGTAAACAACCTGTTACCTGCAGGGGAAATGCAGGtccaaaatgtcaataaaaaGAACATAAGTTACTCTGAAGGGTgggacttttgtgacccttacaCAGACCAAATCCCAGAACTCAGGGTGATAAGGGAAAGTTCCCCTAATCATAGAATCTATAAGAATAGGTTCCCATTAGAACCAATCAGTTTAGGTCACTTTGACCTAGAGTTGACATGCACGGTGGggacttgaaaaaaaatctgatgtcatcctgTCAAAAGCCAAGGGGTGGACCTGGGCAGAACTTTGGAAACTTTTCTGGAGCCCCCCCCCAACAAAACTGGAGGTGCACTGCCTCTCTCATCTCTGAGAGGACCTATTGTCTCCCTTTAGAGTATCCctctttgcttttacttttccTTCTAATAAGTTCATTCTTGTTACTGATATGTCTAAAATCCTTCTGGAATGATTGGAAGAATCAGATAATGAAGTGGCGGGGAGGGGGCATTATGCACTAGAGATTAGAATTTCTTCCAGGttcctctttcaaaaaaaaaaaataatcttggtGTGCTTCCCTCAGTTGATATGAAGCACTTTTGGGAGTGGTGAAGGCCTTTATCCcccaagaaaaaaaacaaatccttttCATTTGAACTCATTCAAATGCACTCTGAAGAGTCTCTCTGATGAAACACTCTTGGATTGCATCCCATTTCTCTGGGGGGTCTTCTGAACTTTCTGACTTCCCATTATCAGCCTCTTTCCATGCCTGCTTTATTCCTTTATGGACCATATATGTTGGTGCTTCCCAACATATTATCTTTCAGCAACACTTGCTAACATTTTGTAGAGGGTGTACAAAATTGCATGTCAGCTCACCTCTTTCCTTGGCATCAAGAATCTTATGCTGTGACTCCCAAATCTGGGTCTCTAGCCCCAACCTTTTCTCACACATTCCAGACCAAACCTCCACTGGCTCTTAAACTTTCCACAGGCACATCCTGCTGGGACCTTAATGTTTTACTTATTGTAATAGTACCTTGTTTTTCCATATAACTTGTCTCTGCATTGTGTTCTTTGTCTTAGAAAACTACATAATCATGTACCTATCtaccacagaaactagaaatCTTTGACTCTAGTGAACTAAAGAGGGAATGATACTCAAATGAAGTTGGTGTC
This sequence is a window from Marmota flaviventris isolate mMarFla1 chromosome 10, mMarFla1.hap1, whole genome shotgun sequence. Protein-coding genes within it:
- the C10H1orf52 gene encoding UPF0690 protein C1orf52 homolog — translated: MAAEEKDPLSYFAAYGSSSSDSSGEEDNSEPEEASQKGPDLAKSAGGCGNKAENRLPGPDELFRSVTRPAFLYNPLNKQIDWERHVVKAPEEPPKEFKIWKSNYVPPPETYTTEKKPPPPELDMAIKWSNIYEDNGDDAPQNAKKARLLPEGEETLESDDEKDEHTSKKRKVEPGEQAKKKK